A section of the Streptomyces sp. CG1 genome encodes:
- a CDS encoding IclR family transcriptional regulator C-terminal domain-containing protein produces the protein MPAKTALDADARGEAGETVGPLVRGVGVLRRLTEAGGTLSPSALERATGLARSTVDRITATLARMGSVRLDGRDVVLTAGVMELGNAYLAALRLPALLGARADALADELDESVSLAVADLDGIRFIHQATRRRAMSVSFRIGDLLPAERTAPGPLFATEWAEGDWARWRARRAADPADADFPAVPPRQTPGDDSAFARRVERARRNGWAADDQLIEPGLVAVSVPVREPGTGRPACVASVVSHTSRHSAAGLRTSLLPRLRTAVAAMEAELRTAPPPEPGPPPAGLATWTAASKHELGREFVESLARGLTVLTAFGAGRPALTLTDAARATGLSRATARRALLTHEYLGLVTAHADRTFTLTPRVLDLGFPPLSRTTLARLAEPRLRALADRVHEPAALAVLTGDGTEIQYTAGAGTSRVLTVDVTVGARLPAAATSLGRVLLADAGPPSPESAEVRARGYALVDEELESGLRSIAVPVRDRTGRTVAALNLATHPARRTLADCVHTLLPELRAAADEIQRDLHTASRFTRVALR, from the coding sequence ATGCCCGCGAAGACCGCACTGGATGCCGATGCCCGTGGTGAAGCGGGGGAAACGGTCGGGCCGTTGGTGCGCGGGGTCGGTGTGCTGCGGCGGCTGACCGAGGCGGGCGGCACGCTGAGCCCGAGCGCGCTGGAGCGGGCCACCGGGCTCGCCCGGTCCACGGTCGACCGGATCACCGCGACCCTGGCCCGCATGGGCTCCGTCCGTCTCGACGGCCGGGACGTCGTCCTCACCGCCGGTGTGATGGAACTGGGCAACGCCTATCTGGCCGCCCTGCGGCTGCCCGCGCTGCTCGGCGCCCGCGCCGACGCCCTCGCCGACGAGCTGGACGAGTCGGTGTCGCTCGCGGTCGCCGACCTCGACGGGATCCGGTTCATCCACCAGGCCACCCGCCGCCGCGCGATGTCGGTGAGTTTCCGGATCGGCGACCTGCTGCCGGCCGAACGCACGGCGCCGGGGCCGCTGTTCGCGACCGAGTGGGCCGAGGGCGACTGGGCGCGCTGGCGGGCCCGCCGGGCGGCGGATCCGGCGGACGCGGACTTCCCCGCCGTACCGCCCCGGCAGACGCCCGGCGACGACTCCGCCTTCGCGCGGCGGGTGGAGCGGGCGCGCCGGAACGGCTGGGCGGCGGACGACCAGCTGATCGAACCGGGTCTGGTCGCCGTGTCCGTACCGGTACGGGAGCCGGGCACCGGCCGCCCGGCCTGCGTGGCGAGCGTGGTCAGCCATACCAGCCGGCACTCCGCCGCCGGCCTGCGCACCAGCCTGCTGCCGCGCCTGCGTACGGCGGTGGCGGCGATGGAGGCCGAGCTGCGTACGGCGCCGCCTCCGGAGCCGGGGCCGCCGCCCGCGGGCCTGGCGACCTGGACGGCGGCCTCCAAGCACGAACTGGGCCGGGAGTTCGTGGAGTCGCTGGCCCGTGGCCTGACCGTGCTGACCGCCTTCGGGGCGGGCCGTCCGGCGCTGACGCTGACGGATGCGGCGCGGGCGACCGGCCTCAGCCGGGCCACCGCCCGGCGCGCCCTGCTCACCCATGAGTACCTGGGCCTGGTGACCGCGCACGCCGACCGCACCTTCACGCTCACCCCGCGCGTGCTGGACCTCGGCTTCCCGCCGCTGTCCCGCACCACGCTCGCCCGGCTCGCCGAGCCCAGGCTGCGGGCTCTCGCGGACCGGGTGCACGAGCCGGCGGCGCTCGCGGTGCTGACGGGGGACGGTACCGAGATCCAGTACACGGCCGGGGCGGGCACGAGCCGGGTGCTGACGGTGGACGTCACCGTGGGCGCGCGCCTGCCCGCCGCCGCGACCTCGCTCGGCCGGGTACTCCTCGCGGACGCCGGCCCGCCGTCCCCGGAGTCGGCCGAGGTACGCGCCCGGGGCTACGCCCTGGTCGACGAGGAGCTGGAGTCGGGACTGCGGTCGATCGCGGTACCGGTGCGCGACCGGACGGGCCGCACGGTGGCCGCGCTGAACCTGGCGACCCACCCGGCCCGCCGCACCCTTGCGGACTGCGTCCACACCCTGCTGCCCGAACTCCGCGCCGCCGCGGACGAGATCCAGCGGGACCTGCACACGGCGTCGCGGTTCACCCGGGTGGCGCTGCGGTGA
- a CDS encoding DUF2000 domain-containing protein: MSHLITEPSDVASDWKFAVVLKAKLPAGVAINAATHTALGLAAKAAAEHPELAAKMSFLNFLDADGGTHAPISGLSLVVLEGRAAGLRRFRAEASAAGLLVNDFVSAMTGDTYAEQLERVAALPEAELEYYAVAAFGRRDELDPLTKKFSLWK, from the coding sequence GTGTCCCACCTGATCACCGAGCCGTCCGACGTCGCCTCGGACTGGAAGTTCGCCGTGGTCCTCAAGGCGAAGCTGCCCGCCGGAGTGGCGATCAACGCCGCCACGCACACCGCTCTGGGGCTGGCCGCCAAGGCCGCGGCCGAGCACCCCGAACTGGCCGCCAAGATGTCCTTCCTGAACTTCCTGGACGCCGACGGCGGCACACACGCCCCGATCTCCGGCCTCTCCCTGGTCGTCCTGGAGGGCCGCGCGGCCGGACTGCGCCGGTTCCGCGCCGAGGCGAGCGCCGCCGGGCTGCTGGTCAACGACTTCGTCTCGGCGATGACCGGGGACACCTACGCCGAACAGCTGGAGCGGGTCGCCGCCCTGCCCGAGGCGGAGCTGGAGTACTACGCCGTGGCCGCGTTCGGCCGGCGCGACGAACTCGATCCGCTCACCAAGAAGTTCTCCCTGTGGAAGTAG
- a CDS encoding DUF4097 family beta strand repeat-containing protein yields MQKFDTPTPIAAVLDIPAGRVQLIAADRGGTTVEVLPADASKGRDVKAAEQIEVVYGDGVLRVEAPAAKSRLLGHSGFIEVTVQLPAGSRVEAKAAGAEFRGVGRLGDVTFEGAQGSVELDETEGARLTLQAGDVSVGRLGGPAEISTQKGDIHIAEAVRGTVTLRTQAGDVSVGAAAGVSASLDAGTSSGRIRNALKNADGTPGLNIHATTACGDITARSL; encoded by the coding sequence ATGCAGAAGTTCGACACCCCCACCCCGATCGCCGCCGTCCTCGACATCCCCGCGGGGCGTGTCCAGTTGATCGCCGCCGACCGGGGTGGCACCACGGTCGAGGTCCTGCCCGCGGACGCTTCGAAGGGCCGCGACGTGAAGGCGGCGGAGCAGATCGAGGTCGTATACGGCGACGGTGTCCTGCGGGTCGAGGCCCCGGCGGCGAAGAGCCGGCTCCTCGGCCACTCCGGATTCATCGAGGTGACGGTTCAGCTGCCCGCCGGTTCCCGCGTCGAGGCGAAGGCGGCCGGCGCCGAGTTCCGGGGCGTCGGACGGCTGGGCGACGTCACCTTCGAGGGCGCGCAGGGCTCGGTCGAGCTCGACGAGACCGAAGGTGCCCGGCTCACCCTCCAGGCCGGTGACGTCTCGGTCGGCCGCCTCGGCGGCCCCGCGGAGATCAGCACCCAGAAGGGGGACATCCACATCGCCGAGGCCGTGCGCGGCACGGTCACGCTGCGGACCCAGGCCGGCGACGTGTCGGTCGGCGCCGCCGCCGGAGTCTCCGCCTCCCTGGACGCCGGCACCTCGTCCGGCCGTATCCGCAACGCGCTCAAGAACGCCGACGGCACCCCCGGTCTGAACATCCATGCGACCACCGCCTGCGGCGACATCACCGCCCGCAGCCTCTGA
- a CDS encoding helix-turn-helix domain-containing protein, producing MPGGRLTQQERQQIALGMADGLAYAEIARRLDRPTSTITREVMRNGGPTAYRADLAHRATERRAHRRRQTAPRGPQAPEQADGRDAQAVREYEEAFTTLLMQQGLPKMMSRVLTCLYTTDAGSLTASELVQRLQVSPASVSKAVTFLAGQGLIRRERDERRRERYVVDTDVFYQGMMAAARSNAQLAETARQGVGLLGPDTPAATRLENIARFVDFVAESIARAAEQARDILYTKPEHTKPETTSDGTATPSPGRG from the coding sequence ATGCCGGGAGGCAGGCTCACTCAGCAGGAACGTCAGCAGATCGCGCTGGGGATGGCCGACGGGCTCGCCTACGCGGAGATCGCCAGACGTCTCGACCGCCCCACCTCGACCATCACGCGTGAGGTGATGCGCAACGGCGGCCCCACCGCCTACCGCGCCGACCTGGCCCACCGCGCCACCGAACGCCGCGCCCACCGCCGCAGGCAGACCGCGCCCCGAGGGCCCCAGGCACCCGAGCAGGCCGATGGGCGGGACGCCCAGGCCGTGCGCGAGTACGAGGAGGCGTTCACCACCCTCCTCATGCAGCAGGGCCTGCCCAAGATGATGTCCCGGGTGCTGACCTGCCTCTACACCACCGACGCGGGCAGCCTCACCGCGTCCGAACTCGTCCAGCGCCTCCAGGTCAGCCCGGCGTCCGTCTCCAAAGCGGTCACGTTCCTCGCGGGCCAGGGCCTCATCCGCCGGGAACGCGACGAACGCCGCCGCGAGCGCTACGTCGTCGACACCGACGTCTTCTACCAGGGAATGATGGCCGCTGCCCGGTCCAACGCCCAGCTCGCCGAGACCGCACGGCAGGGCGTCGGCCTCCTCGGCCCCGACACCCCGGCCGCCACCCGCCTCGAGAACATCGCCCGCTTCGTCGACTTCGTCGCCGAGAGCATCGCCCGCGCCGCGGAACAGGCCCGCGACATCCTCTACACGAAGCCCGAACACACGAAACCCGAAACGACCTCGGACGGCACAGCCACGCCAAGTCCGGGTCGCGGATAG
- a CDS encoding enoyl-CoA hydratase/isomerase family protein yields MTLPSSLTGESAVLRLTFDGPLAVLTLHNPPMNLFDEAMWAAWADAVAWLTAHPPRALLVRAAGRVVSAGVDVRVFAELDPKDAESFWRTQLGITRALEALPCPTVFAAHSLTLTAAFELALACDLVVATPQARFGLVERKIAFTPAMGGTQRLAERAGPARARELVMTGDLYRGSVLADWGVINALFPPESFDTDAHAYAVRLATGPTRAHRATKEVVRRCLDGGVPAADATLPALAAAVADTSDHRRAVTAFLTDGPEHATDYQGR; encoded by the coding sequence ATGACGCTCCCCTCGTCCCTCACGGGCGAGAGCGCGGTCCTGCGGCTGACATTCGACGGCCCGCTCGCCGTACTCACTCTGCACAACCCGCCGATGAACCTCTTCGACGAGGCGATGTGGGCCGCGTGGGCGGATGCGGTGGCCTGGCTGACCGCACACCCGCCGCGGGCCCTGCTGGTGCGGGCGGCGGGCCGCGTCGTCAGCGCCGGTGTCGACGTGCGCGTCTTCGCCGAGCTCGACCCGAAGGACGCCGAATCCTTCTGGCGGACCCAGCTGGGCATCACCCGGGCGCTGGAGGCGCTGCCCTGCCCCACCGTGTTCGCCGCGCACTCGCTGACCCTCACCGCCGCCTTCGAACTGGCCCTGGCCTGCGACCTCGTGGTCGCCACCCCGCAGGCCCGGTTCGGTCTGGTCGAGCGGAAGATCGCGTTCACCCCGGCGATGGGCGGCACCCAGCGGCTCGCCGAGCGCGCCGGACCGGCCCGGGCCCGCGAACTCGTCATGACCGGCGACCTGTACCGAGGGTCCGTGCTGGCCGACTGGGGCGTGATCAACGCCCTCTTCCCGCCGGAGTCGTTCGATACCGACGCGCACGCCTACGCGGTGCGTCTCGCCACCGGGCCCACCCGGGCGCACCGGGCCACCAAGGAGGTCGTCCGCCGCTGTCTGGACGGCGGCGTCCCCGCAGCCGACGCCACCCTGCCCGCCCTCGCCGCGGCGGTGGCCGACACCAGCGACCACCGCCGAGCCGTCACCGCGTTCCTGACGGACGGTCCGGAACACGCGACGGACTACCAAGGACGCTGA
- a CDS encoding beta-ketoacyl synthase N-terminal-like domain-containing protein translates to MNQGAARVFITGLGIISPAGAGAAPFWDDVCAGRSRFVELPPLYAGMKPGILGGRVPQEARETALAEVDAVTRERPRDASLFAEFAALEALRDAGLVPGDPALRNAVVCVGSSDGQAEALEDVVAGRRGIAETGGFSSYSIAQGVARTVGAAGPAYLLQSTCASANVALSCALEMLRAGVADTAVVGGCDPYSEKNIIGFNTLQAIGSTPCKPFTRSRRYVTPSEGAGMFVLQTERALRPDATPYAEVLATAVSNDASHPTAPDREGVAACHRRSLEEAGLKADDIDVIFAHGTGSRANDTIEGGIFAEQYPRAAVTAIKSTIGHLMGAAGAAGAVAACLALRHRLVPPTAVDADDVELDLNLVTGAPLAMPNLRHVQNNAFGFGGNNAISIFRSVS, encoded by the coding sequence GTGAACCAGGGAGCGGCAAGGGTCTTCATCACCGGTCTCGGCATCATCTCGCCGGCCGGCGCGGGCGCGGCACCCTTCTGGGACGATGTATGCGCGGGCCGCAGCCGCTTCGTGGAACTGCCCCCGCTCTACGCCGGCATGAAGCCCGGCATCCTCGGCGGCCGGGTACCGCAGGAGGCCCGCGAGACCGCTCTGGCCGAGGTGGACGCGGTCACCCGCGAACGCCCGCGCGACGCCTCCCTGTTCGCGGAGTTCGCTGCGCTTGAGGCGCTGCGGGACGCCGGACTGGTCCCCGGCGACCCGGCGCTGCGCAACGCCGTCGTCTGTGTCGGCAGCAGCGACGGCCAGGCCGAGGCGCTGGAGGACGTGGTCGCCGGGCGCCGGGGCATCGCCGAGACCGGCGGCTTCTCCAGCTACTCCATCGCCCAGGGCGTGGCCCGCACCGTCGGCGCCGCGGGCCCGGCCTATCTGCTGCAGAGCACCTGTGCCTCCGCGAACGTGGCGCTGTCCTGCGCACTGGAGATGCTGCGTGCGGGCGTCGCCGACACGGCGGTCGTCGGGGGCTGCGACCCCTACTCGGAGAAGAACATCATCGGGTTCAACACTCTGCAGGCCATCGGCTCCACGCCCTGCAAGCCCTTCACCAGGAGCCGGCGCTATGTCACGCCGTCGGAGGGCGCAGGCATGTTCGTCCTGCAGACCGAGCGCGCCCTGCGCCCGGACGCCACCCCCTACGCCGAGGTGCTGGCCACCGCTGTCAGCAACGACGCGAGCCACCCCACCGCACCCGACCGCGAAGGCGTCGCCGCCTGTCACCGCAGGTCGCTGGAGGAGGCCGGCCTGAAGGCCGACGACATCGACGTGATCTTCGCGCACGGCACCGGCAGCCGCGCCAACGACACCATCGAGGGCGGGATCTTCGCGGAGCAGTACCCGCGGGCGGCGGTCACCGCGATCAAGAGCACCATCGGGCATCTGATGGGAGCGGCCGGAGCGGCCGGGGCCGTGGCGGCCTGCCTGGCGCTGCGCCACCGCCTGGTGCCGCCGACCGCGGTCGACGCCGACGATGTGGAGCTGGACCTCAACCTGGTCACCGGCGCCCCGCTGGCCATGCCGAACCTGCGGCACGTCCAGAACAACGCCTTCGGCTTCGGCGGCAACAACGCGATCAGCATCTTCCGGAGCGTGTCATGA
- a CDS encoding beta-ketoacyl synthase N-terminal-like domain-containing protein, whose translation MFEFFLGPVTLCAPGSTNGTDDREGLPPDWHEVIGTAGDQFRDAFTRTCLYLVLGAEDASEALADGGTRSDDTVVIGTEYGNTAALARLQRHAAEKGKLLSAQYFPNATSSSASAFVNLRIGATGRNMTINAGVLTPVVALWQALSALERGRSDVSRLLVGDVYAPEAVADARLDTPDVPCRDGVVHAFLRTGTDLTAEFDFGAAGTPQPGLTRTVCKAVAQSTDAGDAAPVAFAERNSAFATRAFLDLVHTLEPAERAVLECHAPDGRHATVTVTRRHANSTDRGSQ comes from the coding sequence TTGTTTGAGTTCTTCCTGGGCCCGGTCACGCTGTGCGCACCCGGCTCGACGAATGGCACGGACGACCGCGAGGGCCTGCCGCCCGACTGGCATGAGGTGATCGGCACCGCCGGCGACCAGTTCCGCGACGCGTTCACCCGGACCTGCCTGTATCTCGTCCTCGGCGCCGAGGACGCCTCCGAGGCGCTCGCGGACGGCGGGACGCGCTCCGACGACACCGTGGTGATCGGCACGGAGTACGGCAACACCGCCGCGCTGGCCCGGCTCCAGCGCCACGCCGCGGAGAAGGGGAAGCTGCTGTCCGCCCAGTACTTCCCCAACGCCACGTCCAGTTCGGCGTCGGCGTTCGTCAACCTGCGCATCGGCGCGACCGGCCGCAACATGACGATCAACGCGGGCGTCCTCACCCCGGTCGTCGCCCTGTGGCAGGCGCTGTCCGCCCTGGAGCGCGGACGCTCCGACGTCAGCCGGCTCCTCGTCGGCGACGTCTACGCGCCGGAGGCCGTCGCGGACGCCCGGCTCGACACGCCCGACGTGCCCTGTCGGGACGGCGTCGTCCACGCGTTCCTGCGCACCGGCACCGACCTCACCGCCGAGTTCGACTTCGGCGCTGCCGGCACCCCGCAGCCGGGCCTGACGCGCACCGTCTGCAAAGCCGTTGCTCAAAGCACCGACGCCGGCGACGCGGCGCCCGTCGCCTTCGCGGAGCGCAACAGCGCCTTCGCCACCCGCGCCTTCCTGGACCTCGTCCACACCCTGGAACCCGCCGAGCGGGCCGTCCTCGAATGCCATGCCCCGGACGGCCGCCACGCCACGGTGACGGTGACCCGGAGACACGCGAACAGCACGGACAGGGGGTCCCAGTGA
- a CDS encoding acyl carrier protein produces MQSSRALYRHEGRSVRSTFIDKLLGAWLGSVTVKRLFKNGGKMLDSVIDGRISEVLKQIAELPESFEITADQDLKTDLNIDSLKLIDVVVQVEAVLDIELGDEFSRDLVTVGDLQRHVSERVGG; encoded by the coding sequence ATGCAATCCAGCCGCGCTTTATATCGCCATGAAGGGCGTAGTGTTCGCTCGACGTTCATTGACAAGCTGCTCGGCGCCTGGTTAGGGTCCGTAACCGTCAAGCGTCTCTTTAAAAATGGGGGAAAGATGTTGGACAGCGTCATCGACGGTCGTATTTCCGAAGTGCTGAAGCAGATCGCGGAACTCCCGGAATCCTTCGAAATCACGGCCGATCAGGACCTCAAGACCGACCTGAACATCGATTCCCTCAAGCTGATCGATGTCGTCGTCCAGGTGGAGGCGGTCCTGGACATCGAACTCGGCGACGAATTCTCCCGCGACCTCGTCACGGTGGGGGACCTCCAGCGGCACGTGAGCGAGCGGGTCGGCGGCTGA
- a CDS encoding 2OG-Fe dioxygenase family protein, translated as MSTNPSALSRQGWDRWNLGAEFGIDDSDGNYQSLRAAYDDLPEDPYAVGSGRYRRYARGVFLPWSKEFFWMPATESQAREGMNGYYQGDNNPEYVNVTRNLPAISEEVCNNKLLLDIIQFDFSQTRWSEDDAVWPLYVGVHLIKLHIEEEDREAVSSPNELHQDGEPYVFAHLIYRDNAEGGANLIATPEYRGKQPEDVPPADRLAEFQMERSLEAYAITDHLVSHYVGPIRKGDADRPGERAILLADWVPMRHRI; from the coding sequence ATGTCCACAAACCCTTCGGCCCTCTCACGCCAGGGCTGGGACCGCTGGAATCTCGGCGCGGAATTCGGAATCGACGATTCCGACGGCAACTACCAGTCACTCCGAGCCGCCTACGACGATCTCCCCGAGGACCCGTACGCGGTCGGCTCGGGTCGATACCGGCGCTACGCCCGCGGCGTCTTTCTGCCGTGGTCCAAGGAATTCTTCTGGATGCCGGCCACGGAAAGCCAGGCCCGGGAGGGCATGAACGGCTATTACCAGGGTGACAACAACCCGGAATACGTAAACGTCACTCGGAATCTGCCGGCCATCAGTGAAGAGGTCTGCAACAACAAGCTCCTGCTGGACATCATCCAGTTCGACTTCTCCCAGACCCGTTGGAGCGAGGACGACGCGGTCTGGCCTCTCTACGTCGGCGTCCACCTGATCAAGCTGCACATCGAGGAGGAGGACCGGGAGGCCGTCTCCTCCCCGAACGAACTGCACCAGGACGGCGAGCCGTACGTCTTCGCCCACCTGATCTACCGGGACAACGCCGAGGGCGGCGCCAACCTCATCGCCACTCCCGAGTACCGGGGCAAGCAGCCCGAGGACGTCCCGCCCGCGGACCGCCTCGCCGAGTTCCAGATGGAACGCTCCCTGGAGGCGTACGCCATCACCGACCACCTCGTCAGCCACTACGTCGGCCCCATCCGCAAGGGCGACGCCGACCGGCCCGGCGAGCGAGCCATCCTGCTGGCCGACTGGGTGCCCATGCGCCACCGCATCTGA
- a CDS encoding aminoacyl--tRNA ligase-related protein has product MNGVRYRHERPVGAEAADELRKALAFHYGDVTVELLDKGVEVVVAAGPTEPELGEMVRHFLRGHREVPVTVVAEHPGRLGLTCTVPDDHRIAVARGAYLQGPEWTAAMDRVRRLCRERLAEPFGAPLLAGPAQLARDVLVRAGYYQKFPNLVNAVARIRDHYWDGITVAQLRPGQTEARDSFYRPAETVLTPVTCYHVYANAAELRDRYGTGLFAIEGPVFRHESHNHSPTRLGEFRMFELVRMGSAEEVADDFERMLKAFTEFFAELGVPHRIVSASDTFFGDAPTMTREAQLLNKSKFEVRVPLGTGELSVASVNAHGEVFADSFGLRDLGADGTCCAGIGLDRLTYALLSYGLLGTPA; this is encoded by the coding sequence ATGAACGGCGTGCGTTACCGCCATGAGCGCCCGGTGGGCGCCGAGGCAGCCGACGAACTGCGCAAGGCCCTCGCGTTCCACTACGGCGACGTCACCGTGGAACTTCTGGACAAGGGTGTCGAGGTCGTCGTAGCGGCCGGTCCGACCGAGCCCGAACTCGGCGAGATGGTCCGCCACTTCCTGCGCGGCCATCGCGAGGTGCCGGTCACGGTCGTCGCCGAGCACCCCGGACGCCTCGGACTGACCTGCACCGTGCCTGACGACCACCGCATCGCCGTGGCCCGGGGCGCCTATCTGCAGGGCCCGGAGTGGACCGCCGCGATGGACCGGGTGCGCCGGCTGTGCCGGGAGCGGCTCGCCGAGCCGTTCGGCGCGCCGCTGCTGGCCGGACCGGCGCAGCTCGCCCGCGACGTACTGGTCCGGGCCGGGTACTACCAGAAGTTCCCGAACCTGGTGAACGCGGTCGCCCGGATCCGCGACCACTACTGGGACGGCATCACCGTCGCCCAGCTCCGCCCCGGCCAGACCGAGGCGCGGGACTCCTTCTACCGGCCGGCCGAGACCGTCCTCACTCCGGTCACGTGCTACCACGTCTACGCCAACGCGGCCGAGCTGAGGGACCGCTACGGCACCGGGCTGTTCGCCATCGAGGGTCCGGTCTTCCGGCACGAGTCGCACAACCACAGCCCGACGCGGCTGGGCGAGTTCCGGATGTTCGAACTCGTGCGGATGGGCAGCGCCGAGGAGGTCGCGGACGACTTCGAGCGCATGCTGAAGGCGTTCACCGAGTTCTTCGCCGAACTCGGCGTGCCGCACCGCATCGTCAGCGCCTCCGACACGTTCTTCGGGGACGCTCCGACCATGACGCGCGAGGCCCAGCTGCTCAACAAGAGCAAGTTCGAGGTACGGGTCCCGCTCGGCACCGGTGAACTGTCCGTGGCCAGCGTCAACGCGCACGGCGAGGTGTTCGCCGACTCCTTCGGGCTGCGCGACCTCGGAGCCGACGGCACCTGCTGCGCGGGAATCGGCCTGGACCGGCTCACCTACGCCCTGCTGTCGTACGGCCTTCTCGGTACCCCGGCCTGA
- a CDS encoding MATE family efflux transporter — protein sequence MSTARTRLLDLGAMREVIRVSVPLMFGMVGNLVLMLVDRICLARYSEDALKASGPAVFTATTVIMVTTGAVGITRSYVAQAHGRGDERGALDEGASGLVLGLLLSALLLLATPLLTRVPQLSGQPAHIEALEAQFLGLSTLYGSVMTLNMALSSYFNGMGRTRIPMTVGIIGQAVGVVMTIGLVFGRFGLPELGMRGSALGTLSAVSVMCLGYVVCLPRGYAAGLGRLMRQGVRQVAQVLWLRLRRGAPAGGSLSLEELGQTAFVWLAGVLGSVALAANNVALALNYAAVIPLIGLGMGCNILCGKAVGAGRYRDIPHIMRVTLTTSGVYVAVVAVLQIATPALLLSPFGLDGAGSAVTGHAVDTSRVLWTYSAAFMFSMVGSGVLECLGLARFGFVARIVLMWVLCVPTITVFVLLNRDDPDMLPIMWVIFSAFEAAMAVVCLWRVRRAVANEENRLHTTDPVQQTA from the coding sequence ATGAGCACCGCCCGGACGCGGCTGCTCGACCTGGGGGCGATGCGCGAGGTCATCCGCGTCTCCGTGCCGCTGATGTTCGGCATGGTCGGCAACCTGGTCCTGATGCTGGTCGACCGGATCTGCCTGGCCCGCTACTCGGAGGACGCCCTCAAGGCGTCAGGGCCCGCCGTCTTCACCGCCACAACGGTGATCATGGTGACCACGGGGGCGGTCGGCATCACCCGCTCCTATGTGGCGCAGGCCCACGGCCGCGGTGACGAGCGCGGCGCGCTGGACGAGGGGGCGAGCGGACTCGTCCTCGGCCTGCTGCTCTCCGCGCTGCTGCTGCTCGCCACCCCGCTGCTGACCCGGGTGCCGCAGCTGAGCGGGCAGCCCGCGCACATCGAGGCGCTGGAGGCGCAGTTCCTGGGCCTGTCCACCCTCTACGGCTCCGTCATGACCCTCAACATGGCGCTGTCGTCGTACTTCAACGGAATGGGCCGGACCCGGATCCCGATGACGGTCGGCATCATCGGGCAGGCGGTCGGCGTCGTGATGACCATCGGCTTGGTCTTCGGCCGCTTCGGGCTGCCGGAGCTGGGCATGCGGGGCTCCGCGCTCGGCACGCTCAGCGCCGTGTCCGTCATGTGCCTCGGCTATGTCGTGTGCCTGCCCCGCGGCTACGCGGCGGGCTTGGGCCGGCTCATGCGCCAGGGGGTCAGGCAGGTCGCCCAGGTGCTCTGGCTGCGGCTGCGGCGCGGTGCCCCCGCGGGCGGCTCGCTCAGCCTGGAGGAGCTGGGGCAGACGGCGTTCGTGTGGCTGGCCGGCGTCCTCGGGTCGGTGGCGCTCGCCGCGAACAACGTCGCACTGGCCCTGAACTACGCGGCCGTCATCCCCCTGATCGGCCTCGGGATGGGCTGCAACATCCTGTGCGGCAAGGCCGTCGGCGCCGGACGCTACCGCGACATCCCGCACATCATGCGGGTCACGCTGACGACCTCCGGCGTGTACGTCGCCGTGGTCGCGGTCCTCCAGATCGCCACCCCGGCCCTGCTGCTGAGCCCGTTCGGTCTCGACGGTGCCGGCTCCGCCGTGACCGGCCACGCCGTGGACACCTCGCGGGTGCTGTGGACCTACTCCGCCGCCTTCATGTTCTCCATGGTCGGCTCCGGCGTCCTGGAGTGCCTCGGGCTCGCCCGCTTCGGGTTCGTGGCACGGATCGTCCTCATGTGGGTTCTGTGCGTGCCCACCATCACCGTGTTCGTGCTGCTCAACCGAGATGACCCCGACATGTTGCCGATCATGTGGGTGATCTTCTCCGCCTTCGAGGCTGCGATGGCAGTGGTCTGCCTGTGGCGCGTCCGACGTGCCGTCGCCAACGAGGAGAACAGGCTCCACACCACCGATCCGGTCCAGCAGACCGCCTGA